The following are from one region of the Sandaracinus amylolyticus genome:
- a CDS encoding Hsp70 family protein: MRTLGIDLGTTHTVAAATASIVPLRGDSAKGPSLLPSIVAFPPAGGVLVGQAARERRGNDPANTIVSAKRVIGRSYSSYSVQRYLERSAVPVVRTSNGGTAFETRAGIVTPVDVATHVLRELARAGQMDPSRLSAVVSVPAAFAEPERTATVEAVRAAGFAEARVVEEPVATAIAYLARSSLKYAVVYDLGGGTFDVAIVDCSKYPFRVIAHGGDAYLGGDDVDLALAELVADRVLRESGWDLSTDDEVWQRLLIEAERAKLRLAVEEHTTIDLAVVDPAAPTQLTTLGIDRRVLRDRAEDLIRRTFLICDQVLCDASIRAREVDAVFLAGGSTLLPGLRDDVRNYFGKRARFDLDPMHVVAIGASVAAARPDLSALLDPAYVR, from the coding sequence ATGCGAACGCTGGGGATCGATCTCGGGACCACGCACACCGTCGCCGCTGCGACTGCCTCGATCGTCCCGCTGCGCGGTGACTCGGCCAAAGGCCCCTCGTTGCTCCCGTCGATCGTCGCGTTCCCGCCCGCCGGCGGCGTGCTCGTCGGACAGGCGGCGCGCGAGCGTCGCGGCAACGATCCCGCGAACACGATCGTGAGCGCGAAGCGCGTGATCGGGCGCTCGTACTCGTCGTACTCGGTGCAGCGCTACCTCGAGCGCAGCGCGGTGCCGGTGGTGCGCACGTCGAACGGCGGCACCGCGTTCGAGACGCGCGCCGGCATCGTCACCCCGGTCGACGTCGCGACCCACGTGCTGCGCGAGCTCGCGCGCGCCGGGCAGATGGATCCCTCGCGGCTCTCCGCGGTCGTCTCGGTCCCCGCGGCGTTCGCGGAGCCGGAGCGCACTGCGACCGTCGAGGCGGTGCGCGCGGCGGGCTTCGCCGAGGCGCGGGTCGTCGAAGAGCCGGTCGCGACGGCGATCGCGTACCTCGCGCGCAGCAGCCTGAAGTACGCGGTGGTCTACGATCTCGGCGGCGGCACGTTCGACGTCGCGATCGTCGACTGCTCGAAGTACCCCTTCCGCGTGATCGCGCACGGCGGTGACGCGTACCTCGGGGGCGACGACGTCGACCTCGCGCTCGCGGAGCTGGTCGCGGATCGCGTGCTGCGCGAGAGCGGCTGGGATCTCTCGACCGACGACGAGGTGTGGCAGCGCCTCTTGATCGAGGCCGAGCGCGCGAAGCTGCGCCTCGCGGTCGAGGAGCACACGACGATCGATCTCGCGGTGGTCGATCCCGCGGCGCCGACCCAGCTCACGACGCTCGGCATCGATCGGCGCGTGCTGCGCGATCGGGCGGAGGATCTCATCCGCCGCACGTTCCTGATCTGCGATCAGGTGCTCTGCGACGCGAGCATCCGCGCGCGCGAGGTGGACGCGGTGTTCCTCGCGGGCGGCAGCACGCTGCTCCCCGGGCTGCGCGACGACGTGCGCAACTACTTCGGCAAGCGCGCGCGCTTCGATCTCGATCCGATGCACGTCGTCGCGATCGGCGCGAGCGTCGCGGCAGCGCGCCCCGATCTCTCGGCGCTGCTCGACCCCGCTTACGTTCGCTGA
- a CDS encoding cystathionine beta-synthase: MMKGAVPSILGAIGHTPIVKLERVANDVAANVYVKCEFMNPAGSMKDRMVMNMIESAEKRGELKPGGTIIEATSGNTGAAIAMIAAVKGYKCIFVMPDKMSQEKILSLRAWGAKVVVCPTAVEPEDPRSYYSVAKRLAQETPNSFYANQYHNQDNPGGHYRSTGPEIWEQTGGEVDVLVAGLGTGGTITGTGKFLKEKKPSTQIVGVDPVGSLYYDYVKSGRVTQPFTYKVEGIGEDFFPSTIDLSILDEIIRVDDKECFLMTRDLVRLEGLYVGGSCGAAVAGALKYARQTQKKENILVILPDAASKYLSKIFNDDWMRENGFLGESKLGVVGDLLKHKSNEIITASPHDRVRDVIGRMKAHGISQLPVTDGGRLMGAVAEVDLLRYLVSGEHSLDSAVGPLVESDYATVSPRTSIENLQGLLNDARMAVVTDDDKIVGVVTKIDLIDYLARKAA; this comes from the coding sequence ATGATGAAGGGCGCGGTACCGAGCATCCTCGGCGCGATCGGACACACGCCGATCGTGAAGCTTGAGCGCGTCGCGAACGACGTCGCGGCGAACGTGTACGTGAAGTGCGAGTTCATGAACCCGGCCGGCTCGATGAAGGACCGGATGGTCATGAACATGATCGAGAGCGCGGAGAAGCGCGGCGAGCTCAAGCCGGGCGGGACGATCATCGAGGCGACGAGCGGGAACACCGGCGCCGCCATCGCGATGATCGCCGCGGTGAAGGGCTACAAGTGCATCTTCGTGATGCCCGACAAGATGTCGCAGGAGAAGATCCTCTCGCTGCGCGCTTGGGGCGCGAAGGTCGTGGTCTGTCCGACCGCGGTCGAGCCGGAAGATCCGCGCTCGTACTACTCGGTCGCGAAGCGGCTCGCGCAGGAGACGCCGAACAGCTTCTACGCGAACCAGTACCACAACCAAGACAACCCCGGCGGCCACTACCGCTCGACCGGCCCGGAGATCTGGGAGCAGACCGGCGGTGAGGTCGACGTGCTCGTCGCGGGCCTCGGCACCGGCGGGACGATCACGGGCACCGGCAAGTTCCTCAAGGAGAAGAAGCCGAGCACGCAGATCGTCGGCGTCGATCCGGTGGGCTCGCTCTACTACGACTACGTGAAGAGCGGGCGCGTGACCCAGCCCTTCACCTACAAGGTCGAGGGCATCGGCGAGGACTTCTTCCCGAGCACGATCGATCTCTCGATCCTCGACGAGATCATCCGCGTCGACGACAAGGAGTGCTTCCTCATGACGCGCGATCTCGTGCGCCTCGAGGGCCTCTACGTCGGCGGCAGCTGCGGCGCGGCGGTCGCGGGCGCGCTGAAGTACGCGCGGCAGACCCAGAAGAAGGAGAACATCCTCGTCATCCTCCCCGACGCGGCGTCGAAGTATCTCTCGAAGATCTTCAACGACGACTGGATGCGCGAGAACGGCTTCCTCGGCGAGAGCAAGCTCGGCGTCGTCGGCGATCTCCTCAAGCACAAGAGCAACGAGATCATCACCGCGTCGCCGCACGACCGGGTGCGCGACGTGATCGGGCGCATGAAGGCGCACGGCATCTCGCAGCTCCCGGTGACCGACGGTGGCCGGCTGATGGGCGCGGTCGCCGAGGTCGATCTGCTCCGCTACCTGGTGAGCGGTGAGCACTCGCTCGACAGCGCGGTCGGGCCGCTGGTCGAGAGCGACTACGCGACGGTCTCGCCGCGCACCAGCATCGAGAACCTGCAGGGCCTGCTCAACGACGCGCGCATGGCGGTCGTGACCGACGACGACAAGATCGTCGGCGTGGTCACGAAGATCGATCTGATCGACTACCTCGCGCGCAAGGCGGCGTGA